In the genome of Rhodoplanes sp. Z2-YC6860, one region contains:
- a CDS encoding helix-turn-helix domain-containing protein, with amino-acid sequence MQAAKTAPTTKELRKQAGTWLKELRARAGLSQIQLAEVLEFKYYTFISQVENGFGRVPTESMEAWARALGADPSAFARELLSYYEPEMHRLLFEVKS; translated from the coding sequence ATGCAGGCGGCAAAAACCGCGCCGACCACGAAAGAACTGCGAAAACAGGCGGGGACCTGGCTGAAGGAACTCAGGGCGCGCGCCGGTTTGTCGCAGATCCAGCTCGCCGAGGTTCTCGAGTTTAAATACTACACGTTCATCTCCCAGGTGGAGAACGGCTTCGGCCGCGTGCCGACCGAAAGCATGGAGGCCTGGGCGCGGGCGCTCGGCGCCGATCCGTCCGCCTTCGCGCGGGAGCTCTTGTCCTACTACGAGCCGGAGATGCACCGGCTGCTGTTCGAGGTGAAGTCATGA